AGAAGGTTGTAGGATAGAGAAACAGAGTTAATCGGTACTGTAGCGACGCTTTTTAACTTTCCTTGAACAACAAGGTGATTCTGATCATCTAATGTTGCCTTAATCGTCGCAACTTCAACTGCATCATTTTTATTCTTCTTTTGTTCTTCTTCGGCTGCAACCATTGCTTGCTCAATTCGATTTTGCTGGGCTGTTTCAAATGCTGTCTTTTCCTTTTCAATGGTTGTCCTTAAACTTTGAAGTTTTTTACTTTCAGGTGCAAAGCGTAACCCTTCCTCCACGTAACTTCTGGCTTCTGAAAATTGATTTTGCTTTAAATGCTTATTAGCATTAGAGAAAGCATGGGAGATAATTTGCTCCTGTACCGATGAAGCCATAGACTGAGCTTCATCATTTTGTATGTCTTCAATTTGCCAAAGTACACTTTTTAAATACGATATGGATGAATCCTGTTCGACGTTATCTTGTATTTGATATAACTTTGCTTTATTTCGAAGTGTAACAATATTTTCAATAAGGTTTCGTACCAGTTCTCCGTCCATATTCTTCAATTGACTTTCAGCTTGATCAATCACTTTAAGAGCTTCCTGATATTCCTTTTTGGATATTTGATACTTGGCTTCATCTAATAACGACTCAATCTTTATGGCAAGTTCCATGTATTGTTTATTTTGTTTGGCTGCAGGGAACTGATAAGATAATTCGATTGCTTCATCAAAATGATGGAGTGCAGAATCAAATTTGCCCTTTAATGCTAATTCTTCTCCTTCTTCAAGCTTTTCTTGAGCCTTTGCAGATTGGTGATCAATAAACCAATACGAGCCGCCTGTTAATAGAAGGGAGAAAAGGAGTACAGCCAAGGGCAATGCCCACCATATATTAAAGGTATTGTGTTCGTTTCCAGATCTCATATGAATGTCTTCTGGAATCTGTCTTCCACATGAGACGCAGTAGCTTTCATCTGGATGAATTCTAGTCCCGCAATAGGGGCAAAAGGCCATGTTTTCACCAGCTTTCGTACATCGATCATTGATACTAGTAGTTTATCATAATGTTTTTGTTAAGATCACCCATATTTTTGAAATTCGATTATGATAATCCTGTCCATCTTGGTAAGCTGACAAATTTTTGTTTGAAAAAATAAATATTTTATGGCATTTTCTGATAAAATACAAATGAACGTACATATTAGGGGGTGGATTGAATGGGTGAAATGTTTGAAGTGGTGTTTGGAATTGTATCCTTAGTGATCCTGCTAGTGAATATTGGATTTTGCATTTTTGATCATGGTTAAAATAAACGAAAGCCCCTTCGACAAATCGAAGGGGCTTTCTTACATTCATTAGCGTGTCCAGTTAAATTCATCAAATGGGTAAATGACCAATTCTGATCGTCCGATGACTTCATCATGGTTAATAAAGCCAAGTCCATTACGGCTATCTTTAGAAACAATCCGATTATCTCCCATTACGAAATATTCATCTTCAGGAACTTCCTTTTCAGGAAAAGCTCGAGTTCCTTGAATAGCTTGTTGATTGAGGTAATCTTGTTCTACTTTCTCACCATTTACATATAAAGTGTGATCTTCAGTTACTTCAACCGTATCACCAGGCAAACCGATGATACGTTTTACATAGTTTTTGGTTGGACGTTGGATGATCACAATGTCTCCTCGTTCAGGTTCACCTACTAAATAAACGAACTTATTATACATAACACGCTCGCCATCTTCTAAAGTAGGATCCATACTGGTTCCCTCTACAATGGATGTGGCAAACACAAAATGCCGTATCGCAAATGCGAGTATAAGGGCAAATCCAATGGCCTTTGTCCAGTCTAATATTTCCTTTAAGATTTTATTCTTCAAAAGTGATCTTCCTTTCGTCTCCTGCTGAGAACTTCTTACTCCATGGTATCATAAAAATGGAAAGGTTTAGATATGATTTTTAGCATATTGTTTTAAGGTTTGCACGAGCGTTTGTCTCCACGTAGAATCGGTATCTAAATCAATTCCTACTTGAGGCACTCCCGCAATCGATTTTACCCACTTCACAGTCCCGACTGCTGAAAACTCTTGATCAAGAAGGGTGAAAAAGACATGGACGGTATCGTTTTCCTTTGTCTGAAACGATTGTAATAGTTCAATGCGCATTCCATGCTGACTGATATCCCAAATTTTCATGTCAACTTTGTTTTCTGCTTCAGGGTTCTTTACTTGTCCCATAACAGGAGTCCCGAACGTGTATCGGAATGGTTCATTTCGTTTAAAATACATAGAATCTCCCCTTGAAGTAAAATGGAAAAGCACTCTTATTCAGCTTTAGCCTCGGAAGAATGCTTTTTTGTTTGTATTATGAAATATGTTTGTCTCCACTAGGTAATGTTGGAGATGGTTTAAGAAAAGTACTCGTTAGATATCGATACATCTCTCGTTCAGGTTCGATGCCACTTTGGGTAAGACCCTGGTTTCCGAAAAGAACATTAAATTCTAAAATATAAGGTCTTCCTTCGATAAGCAAGACATCAAAGCCAGCATAATTAATGTTGAAGGTATGACATACCTGTTTAACGAGTTCGATCACTTCTTTAGGAATCGCATCGTATTCGATATGGCCACCTCTGGCGATATTATGATGAAATTGTCCATGTTCTGCAACTTTCCAATAG
The nucleotide sequence above comes from Pontibacillus chungwhensis. Encoded proteins:
- a CDS encoding zinc ribbon domain-containing protein, encoding MRSGNEHNTFNIWWALPLAVLLFSLLLTGGSYWFIDHQSAKAQEKLEEGEELALKGKFDSALHHFDEAIELSYQFPAAKQNKQYMELAIKIESLLDEAKYQISKKEYQEALKVIDQAESQLKNMDGELVRNLIENIVTLRNKAKLYQIQDNVEQDSSISYLKSVLWQIEDIQNDEAQSMASSVQEQIISHAFSNANKHLKQNQFSEARSYVEEGLRFAPESKKLQSLRTTIEKEKTAFETAQQNRIEQAMVAAEEEQKKNKNDAVEVATIKATLDDQNHLVVQGKLKSVATVPINSVSLSYNLLNSEGEIMETNEVYVYPDTLYPDETGQFEFTHYDVEQVLKVKISKVKWFLH
- the lepB gene encoding signal peptidase I gives rise to the protein MKNKILKEILDWTKAIGFALILAFAIRHFVFATSIVEGTSMDPTLEDGERVMYNKFVYLVGEPERGDIVIIQRPTKNYVKRIIGLPGDTVEVTEDHTLYVNGEKVEQDYLNQQAIQGTRAFPEKEVPEDEYFVMGDNRIVSKDSRNGLGFINHDEVIGRSELVIYPFDEFNWTR
- a CDS encoding PilZ domain-containing protein, producing MYFKRNEPFRYTFGTPVMGQVKNPEAENKVDMKIWDISQHGMRIELLQSFQTKENDTVHVFFTLLDQEFSAVGTVKWVKSIAGVPQVGIDLDTDSTWRQTLVQTLKQYAKNHI